The window CTCAACGTGTCCAATGAAAGAAGCCCAGTTTATTTctatacacttttttcattaaccttttaaagctgtaatatggaactctttttttttgtgccaaaaaatagactaaaatgaaagcttttttgtttttgtttgtttgtttgtttttttacacaactCTGACTCTCTGACTCttattttgcctgaaatatgGACTTCTCTTTGTTTatgtggaaatgttgttcctttggctataatattccacaattatggcataataataataataacaataacaaaaacaataataataaaataaaaataataaataaaaaaataataatataataacaataaaaataacaataataataacaacaacaacaacaacaacaataataataataataataataataataatattaatattaataataataataataataataataataataataacaataacaataacaataataataataataataatacatttaatttataatGTACTCGTCATTCCATAGAATCTTggagtgctacaataaaacaagaactttaaactAATACTAAATTGTTAaatgctaaaaaataaaataaaataaaataaacaataagcttttctaaataaaaaaaagtctttagattagctttaaaaaagtTTCCAGACAGTTATCACCTTCATGACCGAACACTGACAAGAAATTagaacaagacaagacaagaatTAGTAATAAACCTGAAACAGAGCCCAGTTTGAAGATTTCTCCCTCCAGACCTGAGGGGGGCGCTGATGCTCTTCTCCTCCAGACCTGAGGGGGGCGCTGATGCTCTTCTCCTCCAGACCTGAGGGGGGCGCTGATGCTCTTCTCCTCCAGACCTGAGGGGGGCGCTGATGCTCTTCTCCTCCAGACCTGAGGGGGGCGCTGATGCTCTTCTCCTCCAGACCTGAGGGGGGCGCTGATGCTTTTCTCCTCCAGACCTGAGAGGagaaacatcaaaacatcaaaacatcatcGTCCTGCTGCATGTTTCCACTTTTGTTCTGTCAGGTACATTTCTACATCTGTGTTTTAATAACCGCCATTTGCTTCAATTAAATTACAACTGTTTAATAATCACGCGCCGTTTGCTTCAGTAACAAGTCAGAAGGTTCAGTTAAAAGCATGTATTTTACTATAACatcatcattattttacttttcaccGGGATTTAGCCCCAATCAAGCTATTAGCAGCACAGTACTTTAGTCTTTATTCTCTACAGATGGTGATGCAGTGTCTGGTTTGTAAATGCATTTGTTGAACTGTCAGAATGAAGAGTTTCCTCAGCTCCAGATCCACTTCTGCTGCCTCCAATCAACAGAAAATACGACTCTCCAAACGAGAAGTACTTTCTTTTTGCTCTTCTGTATTAACATTTGAGACGTGTGTGCTTTTAGATCTGTCATAAATGCAGGACTCTCTACTCTTGCTTATATTTTCTATAATCTTGCATACACTAGAGATTTCTGCACGTCTTGAGAATGTTCTTTCACTGTTATTTGTTTGTAGATAATTGTCCAAacatgtgtatatttatgtccACAGCTAGAACAGTTGGTTGAACAGGAGGTTGCCAGTGCAGTGAAAAAGAAGGAGAACAGTCTGGATGCACTGATAGAAAATATTCAACAACAACTGGATCAGGGAATGAACTATGAGTCCTCCATCAaaacactgcaggtgaataCTGTCTGATATATGAGCTACTGACTTTTTaatagtgtgtgtttatatttatattgatttCTTCCAGATGCAAATGATGACAGTAgctcaaagagcagaacggGCTCTCGCACATATAGCACAGGTATTTTAAGCTTTATGTTTAAACAGCACAATTAAAATCCACATGAAATATCTCTTAAACAGAATTTTTCTCTTTTAGAATCCAACACCTCCTCTTGGTGATACGAGTATGGTCCAGtaagtaaaatatattctttaCAACTGTTATAAACTGttcctgttttaaaatattgaattaTTCAGGTCATCTTTAACAACGGACAGCATTAAAGCAGAACCACAACGTAAGTGCTtcacatgtatgtgtgtatatgtatattatattatttatgtaaaatatatatggtACTGAGTTGTAAGTAGTTGAAGTTATTCAATTGTCTTTGATAGACCTGGACAGTGTGGAAGTCTCCAGTGTCTGTGAGTTTATGGTaggttttttttcatctttagaCAAAGCTTCTAAATGAGTTCTGTTTTTTgcctcttgttgttgttgtgctccATGGCCCAGTGCACACTAGATTTGGTTGTATTTACTTCACTGTTGGTTCAGTCGCACTGTAATTATTGTCCCCAAACACCATGAGTCCCGTGAGTGGAGCTCAGCTGATTGATGAGTTTCAAAACAGAGCCCTGTGGAGACACCTGCAGAGAAGTGTGCTCTGGgtcataaacaaacacacacacacagacacacacagacacacacagacgcaaacacacacaggcacaggcAGACGGCTTTACTGTGCAGACAAAAGATTACTGAGATTAACATGATCTGATTCATCTTCAGATGTAGGTTTTGTCTTCTCTGCAGCACACACTCATTAGAGTGAATGCTGCAGACTTAAGGAGTGTGTGGTAAACATGGTCAGACTGAGGCCTtagtttttggtattttttttaaggaaagGACAAAGAAACAGTTTGAGCATCTTCATGCAGAAAATGCAGGTAACTAAGTATACTGCAAACAACTTATTTTGAGTCAAAATGAAACCTACTAAAGTAAGTAGAAATGTCTGTGATTTGTGGATTACAGCTTTGAAAGCAGCTTTTGAAGATATCAGAGAGCGGACAACTCCATCTCCTACAATCAACACCCGGCAACCAAATGGGGTAAGATATTCACTTTTAACCAGTGGACACTTCACACAGGTTCTCTGAAATCGCAGAGTTGGTCCATTTACGATGACGAGCTCTCTTGatcaaatataatgtttttattcaggTGTTTGAGGTATTGGCAAAACTTATCAAAAAGGAACCAGAGGAGCATCCAGAAGACCCCTGCTCTTCAACCCCAGCCTCATTGAAGAGGATGAATGAGGAATCCTGCTCTCCTGAAGTGGGCAGGCATCCCAAGAGGATCAAGATTGAGCCGGTGAGACAAGCACATTACTCACTGCTGGTAAGATTTACTCTTACCAGTAATACTTAGTCTGtgaccctcatatatttaactcGGGTGCTTTCTCCTGATCGtccttgagatggttctacaccttcattggagtccagctgtgtttgattaaactgaTTGGACTTTATTAGGccacacacctgtctatataagaccttaAGTGAACCGCACAGTGCACAGTGCAGGTCAGAGCAAagaatcatgaggtcaaaggaagtgcctgaagagctcagagacagaacTGTGATAAGACACAGGCCAAGGTCACAAAAAGAGCAcagtgtgtttttctgtcaaTATGGGGAATTGTGCGTACATTAATGAGGGAAAAATtaactttaattattttaaatggctgcaatataacaaagaatgaaaaaataagggggtctgaatactttctgtACATACTGTATATAATAATAACTTGGATTACAAATATAattcatttgtttaatttttcttGTCACAGAAGGAGGTGCCATACCCTCCTCTACCTGTGCtccccttcccctcctctttaCCTCCAGAGGCCGCTACGTACAGCATCCCCCCCAGACTAAAGGTGGATTTAGCCCTGATCAAAAACCCCACCCCTCAGCTGTCTCTGGTCTGGACCCTGGAGGAGGACGAGCCCAATGTCCCGCCCATGGACACCTACAGgtacagacaaaaaataaagtttgtttgtcCAGACTCAGGCTTTCCATCATATTATACTGCAGTAGTACAGAAAACTCGATTCAGATGAAAGTAACTCCCAGTAAAGCCAGTAATGATAACTTCAAATGCATTTATGTTTAATTGTATTCATCCGTATGTTTAAAtgagacctattatgcaaaaatagTTACTTTTAAAAGCCTTGAACCATTATATAGTAGTTAGTTCTAGATGTTTCCCCGTTATTGCTCCAGTCAACCCCCGTTTTACCACCACCGGTATGCGCCGCTGTACTTatttcgttctccaattttattttatcttctcAACCGGCCCTACATTTTGGCTCTCGATAACACCGTGCTTTGTTGACATCTGTATCCATTGGGCTTTGCATTTTCCAACCCAGATGTCAGCTGACTTTGTTGTAGAtcaaatgttgaaaattacctGAATGCAtgatctttttgttttattactttactcttaaccttgtgttgaatactgtgtgttacaacattgaggtgaacttgtttctctgcgacacatgtttattttaagtcGTCTACACTGGTATCTGCTACTTCGGTTACATGATACGGTTCTTCATTTTCAAGTTGACAAAAGgccttgtaatacatcttttcagtgactgcaaacATCTGATAGCgacgtattctacctctctgtgAACAGTTAacgatatgtccatttatgaccttgtacggacactATGTAAGTTTAGCTACTTGGTCTcgaatctcttccttcacaattacttTATCCACGGGCATTATAGATTATGAAAAAACTCAGAATATGTCATGATTAAACCGTATCTTAAAACTTAATATTGCTGGCATCAaattctaataaaaaataatttagcaTTTCAAATAATTCAACACAAATTTTCAAATACTGCAAACCACATTAGCAAGGATGTACAtaagttttcagtttttctctTTCCAGCATATACACCTCTACAGAAGTAGCTGTTGGCAGTGGTGTGTTCGACGTGTGGGAGAAGTTAGGAGAGCGTCCGGCGGAGCCCCTCCCCATGTTCTTCTCATACATCAAATTCAAACCCGGTCACAAgatctgtgtgtctgtgatcGGCAAAGACGTGTTTGGACGCTATGGACCTCACAGCAAAGTGGCCTGTGTGTATTTATGATGATGTGAAATTTGAAATGCTCGCTAATAGGATTCTTCATAAtgaatttttaattattattattatgtgaatgttttttaatgtcaataaaaacatgtttttagtgtATACAAATACACCTCACCTACTAATGTTTAGGAAATACATTGCTGCTAAAACACTAAGTGaaagtttttgttcatttcaatATCAATCCTTGAAACAATTGTTGTAGTTTGGGCTTTTTAGGTACCAATATGAAATGTGACCTTGGTACAGCTGGTATGGCCATGGATTTTAATTTCAAAAGTCACTGATCTGCTCTCTCTATGAAATAAACACTACTGTCTCCAATACTTGGTTTATATACTATACTTGCAGCCAAATGGGATGAATGGGTGTTTAATAGTGCAGATGAcccacatttttcacattttattattggaTGTAAATTATATGTTCATGTATTAATCTTTATGGAAATATGTTCTCTAAGTAAATAAAGTCATATCtgatttaactgtttttttttcttgcatacAATATTGCTCAGATTGCAGTATTTAAGTGTTTAAGAAGTTTACTCCTTTAATTCATAAACGCGGAACTAAAGTCTCTTGGTGCGTGTTTCACATCGGGCACATTTCCAGTCCGCGCACCTGTTACACGCGGCGATTTCACGTTTGTTTATGTTCACAGGTTCACAGGTTCACAGGGGTCATATGAATTATTACCTGAGGTCTCTGCTCTTTAAATGATCGAtttgttcctgtttttttaCTCAGAGTAAATCTTACATCTACAATTAAACTAAACCGGAGCAAGCGAAACTTTAGGCAAAGTAAGACAAGACTGTTTATCTACTTACACTGTCCATATAAACTAGTACTGAGGTGATGCTTTGGTTTGGGCTCATTTTCATATCGCcactggtttgtttttgatgttcagAATGAAGGATGTCCTCAGTGTCACATCTGCTCCTGCCTCAAGTGGACAGAACATCACAATCTCCAAAAGAGAGGTAAAGAATCTCTAAAAGAGATTAtgatatgattttctttttctcatttttatagtctgtcctttgaaaatgcctGATTTTGTGcatgatttaatgttttgttctttgaattacattaactttaaattacacATCAGACTTTACATCTCCACATTACTCTttacgttactcttacttgtgtagTAGTTTTTCccaatacttttttactctcacgtaagtaatttcttggaacactactttgtacttctacttgagtaatattattctgaagtaacattactcttactttttGCTTGTGACCACAGTTGGAAATGTTGATAGAACAGGAGGTCGGGAGTGtgatgaagaagaaggagaacaGTCTGGACGCACTGATAGAAAATATTCAGCAACAACTGGATCAGTGGAGGAACCATGAGGTCTCAATCAAAACACTGCAGGTAACTAAACCTTTATGAAACTCGTAATATATTAACTTCATACTTAAATCATTTACTTATTATCCTTGATATTTTTTCTCCAGACCCACATGATGACCGTATCTAACAGGGCAGAAGAAGCTCTTGCATATATCGCAAAGGTTtaatcattttttgttttaaaaattcaaaataactactCGTGAAATTTcacaaatgttttcttctttcaCAATAATCAGAATCcaacaccacctgctgctgataCCAATGGAGACcagtatgtaaaatatattctttCTATGACCAAGTTCTGTTAAAACAGTCCCTGATTTCAAACTTTTGGTCGTTCAGGTCTCATTTGGGCAGCACTGACACGGAGTCACAACACGTCTCCAGTGTCTCAAAGTTGATGGTAGGTTTATCACTTTAAGACAAACTCTTTGCTTtggtttttgtcctttgttctTCTTATCAATGGTTGCTATTGTTATCTGAAGGAAAGGACAAAGAAAGAATTTGAGCGCCTCCATGCAGAAAATACAGGTAATTAGTAAAACTGTACAGCATGAATCATAATAAGAGacttattttaaatgaaaattaaaaaaaaaaacaactctcctactcctcctctaatacatttttacagcttttaaaGCGGCCTTGGAAGATGTACAACAAAGGCAGACTTCATCTCCTAAAACAACCATCCGTCAATCAAAGGGGGTGGGGTTATTTCACCCATAAACTGCTCTTTTTGAACGCTACATTATTACATGGAAGATTTTCATAACTTCCAAATatataagttttttttatttttttaaattcaggtTATTAAGGGATTAGCCAagtttttgcataataaaaaaGGAGACTCTCCAACTCCAGTGCCAGTGAAGAGGACTACAGACGAACTCCGCTCTCCTGAAGTGGACTCGAATTCCAAGAGGATCAAGTCTGAGCCGGTGAGAAATGCACATTACGCAGTGTAAGTACATCGGCATAAGGTCAAATTTAAGTCCAGAATCAAAACCCACACTGGACAACCTGATTTCTGTGAGCGCATTAGCATCGCTCCACTttgcacagacatttttttggaTTTATACAAGTCAACACAGGACCAAACGCTGTAAACA of the Periophthalmus magnuspinnatus isolate fPerMag1 chromosome 8, fPerMag1.2.pri, whole genome shotgun sequence genome contains:
- the LOC117374653 gene encoding activating transcription factor 7-interacting protein 1-like — encoded protein: MKSFLSSRSTSAASNQQKIRLSKRELEQLVEQEVASAVKKKENSLDALIENIQQQLDQGMNYESSIKTLQMQMMTVAQRAERALAHIAQNPTPPLGDTSMVQSSLTTDSIKAEPQHLDSVEVSSVCEFMERTKKQFEHLHAENAALKAAFEDIRERTTPSPTINTRQPNGVFEVLAKLIKKEPEEHPEDPCSSTPASLKRMNEESCSPEVGRHPKRIKIEPKEVPYPPLPVLPFPSSLPPEAATYSIPPRLKVDLALIKNPTPQLSLVWTLEEDEPNVPPMDTYSIYTSTEVAVGSGVFDVWEKLGERPAEPLPMFFSYIKFKPGHKICVSVIGKDVFGRYGPHSKVACVYL
- the LOC117374654 gene encoding activating transcription factor 7-interacting protein 1-like, with translation MKDVLSVTSAPASSGQNITISKRELEMLIEQEVGSVMKKKENSLDALIENIQQQLDQWRNHEVSIKTLQTHMMTVSNRAEEALAYIAKNPTPPAADTNGDQSHLGSTDTESQHVSSVSKLMERTKKEFERLHAENTAFKAALEDVQQRQTSSPKTTIRQSKGVIKGLAKFLHNKKGDSPTPVPVKRTTDELRSPEVDSNSKRIKSEPKEVPYPPLPVLPFPSSLPPEAATYSIPPRLKVELALIKNPTPQLSVVWSLEEDEPNVPPMDTYSIYLTTEVSIGSNQFDGWQQLGAYAAAPLPMFCLYTKYKPGYKICVSVVGKDKFGRYGPYSEVTCAYI